The Carassius auratus strain Wakin unplaced genomic scaffold, ASM336829v1 scaf_tig00054261, whole genome shotgun sequence genomic interval attgtttttgttgtagatgaTTTACCAGAAAACTGTGGATGTTGTCATTGTATGACAGTCGTCCAGTGATAAACCAGGTGtgggatttaaatttttttccccttatttcTCTTCACATTTTCATGCCATATAAAGTACGTAGTCCAGTGATGACCAAACCTGCTCCTGCGGGCCCGTGCCCAGCAGTGTTTAGCTCCATTTTGTCCCAAAACACCTATCTGGAAGTTTCTAACGCTGAAGACCTTGATCAAATGATTCAGGTGTGGTTTGATGTGGTTAGGTTAGTCCTACTTTCTCTATAGCGACATGTGTGGTATGTTATTAACGTCTTTGTTTAGCCTTTAATAATCACTTTATATGATCAGTTTCTGTTATCATGAAAATCTCATTTTAATTCACTGctgatattaatatttatgtaatgcattttaatgaatgTATTGGTACATAAATTTGCTCTTGTTTTCCAATAATAAGACTATGATGAAATGTGGAGGAGGAACCAGGAAAACAAGAAAGAAACTGAATACTCAAACCACACACACTGCCTCAAATCCTCAAAGCTTTTCAGGTTTAGTGGTCTTATAAGTTTCAGTTGTTTGTTACACCAACAGTGTTTCGTTACATTTTGTGTTGAAATATCACAATTGAAAtttttgacagaatttttttgACACTTCATAAAAGTGACACTTCACAACTCTGCCATATTGCTTTGCTAGAATTCCCACATATTATATACTAGTAATTAGGAAATCGTGTAAATTTAATAGAAAATGTCACCTAACTATagtcagcatttttatatttgaagtCTCACTGTACATTCTTACAATGCAAACATCTTAAGCCTGTAAATGTTTGTATAATGTTGCGAATTTCCCCTGCTTATAAAAAATGGCATTACTACTTATGCTTATATAGTTGTTTTCATTATTACAGTAGGTTAACTGCCAATTTTTCAATAATGATTTTGTTAACAGTATGCATTTTGAAGcagttaatgatttaaatgttggTTAATAATTACTTACACTAACACGTTAGTGGACTCTATGGAAACTGTAGCTCAGTCTTGAAGATCTTACACCAGATGTGCTCAAGCTTTGAAAATAACAATACACACTTAATACCCTATTCCGACATGTAATCAATGAACTGTTTTCAATGAAATTTATTTACCAAGATGAGGAGACCTAGATTTACCTATAAATATATTGGACTTGATGAAAACACTATTTTACTTGTAACAGGAAAGTGAAGTTGCTAGGTAGCAGTAAGTTCTCTGCTTAGGTAGACGGTTCAATGTGTGATGTTCACAAGTGTGAGATGATGACTGTGCTGTTCAGTTATTATATCATCTTTTCTATAAAACTATATTAGAATTCGAAACACAGAAACACAGGTTCAgctggtggggggggggggttgattaGGGTTTGGAGTTGAGACCTCTCCGGGACATCATGGACAATCCCTTAACAAATGACTTCTAGTTTCTGTCAATATTCACAAAAAACAGCATGATGTGTCAatggtattttaacatttttgtaagCAATGCTTTAACGGTTAAATCTGTGAataatttgtaagatatttcttTAACTTTATTCATTAGGAATTTTTTTGAGGAGTGACCGCACATGTGGCCAATTAATATCAGATTGAATATTATTCTAATAACAAATTGAAAAGGAATAGATATACAATGTCCAAAAATAGAATCTTGTTAATTACACTTTTGCATTGAGAAACAATAGAACCAACCAGTGTATTCAGAGAAGAGGAACAAACTGAAATCACTGAGACAGTGAGCTATTATTGTTTTCAAAGAGATGgacttaaaaaaactatttaacatTCTTCCCTGAATACTATAACTGATATTCCAAAACAAAATCTGAGTGACTGAACAAATTGTTGTTATCAGATAACTGCATCATATAAGGTGCTTTTCAATAATGATGTTTCCTCGTTTCCTCCTGTTCtcgtgatctgaaaactgatcaAATGCATTAaatctaaaagaaaaagaaaaaaaaatacttaagaaaAAATCTACAGCATaatttaaaacagcaaaatataaaattttctatATTCCTTGTATGAATAATTCAACTTTTcccccaaatatttttttttacatttatttatacattaatttccacttttatatatttatatatatataatattatattatatatatatatatatatatatatatatatatatatatatatatataattatatatatatatatatgtcaacatttatacattttcaaaaaaaatttacattttacataaatacatataatttataaatctggaaataaataatgaaaaagaaataaatgtagggaaaatacaattttatataaggaaatatttttaattctttctttttctttgcatgtatatatttttttattatcatttttaatttaattataaaatggcAATACATATAAGACAGGCTGCTTGTACAGTACtttaaccatagacagtaaaagaaacttTAACTAGTGAGAAGTTTACTGACAAAAATCTTGTCTGCGCCTCTTCACAATAAAAAACGTTTGCTTCCATCTTCTggaaaaaatacataattgcaGCATTAAACACACATGattactgcttttattttattattctccAAGTTATAGCCTACTTAATGAAAgtagttatttcatttattacaaaCACCTCAGAATATATTCAGCAAATATAGTTTACACTTTGgtgtaatcatattttataataaaagaacaaaatttgTAAAAACCACTTACAAAAATATTACGCATTATTTATCCAGaaacttttaaaatggtattaaaaTGGTATGATTAAAATGGTACATTCATTAAAATTAGCCATGAGAAAGTGGTCTAGTAAGTTTGTGTAAGTGTTTGAAGTATTCAGTCATCAGTGCTTGTGTCTGCTGTGTTCAGGTTCAGGTTTTGATGCTGAATAtaagctgcagtgtttctgtatcaatctgctttaaagtttagtgtgactttatctccacactgacttctgaatgacacgagtctgtcctcagtgaagtgtctcttcacgctggaggaggagtcccgctcatcagcgctcacactttattgatatatatggagaaaataaaaatgctgctttctgatttgtccctgattgtgtttgatgatttcctctgttgtgtctaataaggtaacagtgagtgtcattggcagctgtgagtctctctctctctttagggggctgacaggagccagtttcttcagtgtgtttgaggaGCAGAGGAGAAACTTGTGCTGTGTCTGAACTGTCTGAGAGTATAGTGAAATGGAGAGCTATCTGGCATATATTTTTGTATCTACATTTGTGTCACTCATTACAGCCGGTAAGTATACACTCAGAATTAAGAGATAGCTAAAGGAAAAAAGATAAGATACAACATCTCTTTTctatttcttttcattaatttttaagcatatttgtggtctttgtgtgtgtgggcagtggggggggggggtctttctGTCACTTATTTTATTGTCTTCAGTTGTTACACTTATCACTGCTAGTAAATATACTCAGGGACAGattaatttcaatatatttttttaaacattctatatTGTATTGATTTACATGTGATTATGCAATTACATGTTATTCTTATAACTtatatatgattaatattttgttgttgtatgcTTATTTTATGACGTATCCCTCATGTACAGACAGAGTAAATGTGAGGCTGGTGAATGGTGACAGTCGCTGTGCTggtcgagtggaggttcttcatgatggtcagtggggaacagtgtgtcatTATTCCTGGGATCtgactgatgctgcagtggtgtgtagagagatgAGCTGTGGAGAGGCTTTACAAGCACCAGTATTATCTTACTTTGGATGAGGATCAGGAAAAATCTAGATGGATGAAGTGCGGTGTAATGGATCAGAGGCTACACTGAAGGACTGTAGATCAAGTGGATGGGGTAAACATTATAGCGACTGTGCCGATCATAATTATGATGCTGGAGTCAGATGCTCAGGTAAGTGATTTCATGCATCTCATTGTTTAATCACTTATCAAACTTTTTTCTCCTAACACAACATATGCaatatacaataattttataCAGTTTGTTTCTGAGCTAGTTATAAACAATgaatttagggttagggttaattgTGAAGCTGTGATGCTGAAATGACCCAGGTTTTTGTTTACAATATTCAACTGAAGGATAGACTTAATCACTcacagttgttgtttgtttgtaacaTTCACAGTAAGACAGCTTCACTCACCATGACTCTAATTTAATTGGTTTTATGTATTATGCAAATATGTAGAAACCATAAGCTATGGACGATTTACAAGACTTGCTGATGGACCTCACCTGTGCTCCGGGAGGTTAGAGGTTCTTTATGGGAACACATGGTACACAGTGTGTGACGCTGCCTTTGACCAGAAGGATGCAGAGGTTGtatgtagagagctggactgtggggctcctgtacaggtgctgggagcagctgcttttggcaaaggagacgctcagatgtggacacaagagattcagtgcagaggaaatgaatcacACATTCGATTGTGTCCAACTTCAAATTACACAGAGTGCTCTCAAGACCACAACGTGGGACTGATATGTTCTGGTAAAATGTCACTGTTTATCCTGTCAGTTAATAAATCTAATACAACATTTTAATCGCTAAACATACTAAAGTCCAATTGTTCAACATTTCTAATGAGCATGTTATGCATTATGAATGTtaatacaacaacagcaataaaaataaacagttagTTCTTCCCTCTAAACTATCCTGTTATGTCTTGTTTAAATACGTTTTAATTTCCTGCAGGTTACACTGATCTCAGACTGGTCAATGGTCCTGACATCTGTTCTGGTCGAGTTGAACGTCAGTACTTCAGTAaatgtgtgtgatgcatgctgggatatgagagctgccagtgtcctctgtagacagctgaattgtgggattgctgtgtctgttgtgggatcagactggtttggagaaGGAAGTAttgaaatctgggctgatgtgtttgattgtgacgggaatgaaacaaaactctcagaatgttccatctcttcatggagtcgagctgaatgttctcatagacgagatgttggagtcatctgctctagtgAGTCTATATTACTGTAGCATTTACTGACATTATGCTACTGGAAGACTTAATCTTATACAAAATGCTGTATATATTCTCTATACATTTCAGATTGAAGATTAATGCTTGTGTCATTTAAGTTTTGAATCtacttatataaatgtaatattgatataaaacaaatttattatgTAAGTGTTCCTCTGTGGTCTTTAACACATTTGCAGTATTTTAGTAAAATGTCAGATCTTTCACTCAGattcctctctggctcttcatgatggtctggtgcggttgtctggagagagacagtgtgagggggaggtggaagttttcatccatcaggtctggaggagagttctgctggactcctggagtctctctgaatcctctgtggtctgcagacagctgggctgtggctctgtgctgaacttctccggctcctcttcatccagtcctgaacacagtcatgagtgtgtgacgggcttccagtgctctgggagtgaagctcatctggggaactgcagATCTCCACGAACTCTCAgctgcagctccacacaacagctgtcCAATCACCTGCATTGGTGAGAAGAACAACATCTGGACAGATTCTTCAGTTGTTTGTGATCAATAaagtgtttttctgtctctgaatatcaggtcgggggtccatcaggctggtgggttctgggggagactgtgcagggaggctggaggtttttcacagcggctcatgggggacagtgtgtgatgactcctgggatattaaagatgctcatgtggtgtgcagacagctgcagtgtggagtggccctcagtaatcagcaggtaccagcctggtttggtcctggttctggacacatatggctggatgaggtggagtgtgaggggaatgagacgtccctgtggagctgctcttctccaggctggggaaaacatgactgtcaGCACAAGAAAGATGTAGGAGTCGTATGCTCAGGTAAACGGTACACTAGAGGAAATGCTctccagaaatgtaatttttccaCCAACAAAAGGCTAATGCATGTTGCAAATGCTGATAACATACATTGCCAGGGTTAAATGTCAGTAACAGTATTACGATAACTAAGAGGAAATGTTCTCCgttaatgtatttttaaggcTAATGCATGTTGCAAATGCTGATAGCATATCATGTCATTAACATTAGGAGACCATAATATTTTAGATGAATCAGCATGAATCAGCCTTGAATTAACCAGTTGTAACgataaaaacttcctattcatcgggaagaaggaggcgggaaccggcgcacaatcaaaacattttaataattgaaaaataaacacaaaacagcacaccagcccctcacggacgactggggcgctcaaaataaaaagcaaacataaaatatgtcccaggcctggtcctctctcgtccttcacggtcgtcactccagttttatatccttccatctcctacgtgggactcgagactggcggtggggcgcaggtgttgctcatctccaatcactacacctggcctcactcctcgttgccacgtctctcggccccgccccactcaccacgccagttatttagttatttatttcaaaataagcaCTACCTGAATTGCAGTTATTTTAATGCACATACCTTTCCATctagagtttaaagagatcaggttaactgagggctgtgaagggaatgtggaggttttctacaatggatcctggggtaatgtgtgttacaaccagatggacagagacacagcgagtctgatctgtcaagagctgaactgtggaagatctggcAGTGAACCCAGTAATTCAGAGGGACTGAAGCCTCGTAACTGGCTTGATAATCTTAAATGTCGACGACATGACTCCACTTTATGGCAGTGTCCATCTTCAGCATGGGGAAAGTATGACTGTGATAATGAAGTGGCCAAAATCACCTGCTcaagtaagatgatatttaactgCTTTAAGTTGGTTTGAAATTgtcgtttttttgtttgtttaaatataataatttttgcatttCAATTATTTTGTTCTCAGAGGATCAGATTAGTGAGTCACCTCAGAGTTTTCTGACATGTTCTACCTCACCATCTTCATACAAGAGACAGTGTTCAAGTAaggttattataattgtattattattttaaccacTTTTAACAACTTTGTTGTAAATGTTGTGCTGAAGCTGTTCTGGTTGATGTGTGTTTTAGAtcatgttcctctcagactgaCTGAAGGGGACGGCCagtgctctgggaggctggaggtgtatcataacgctgtgtgggactcagtctgtgatgatcactgggacatcagcgatgctcaggtggtctgcaggcagctgggttgtggTGCAGCACTGAGGACTGATGGGAATTCAACctttggtgctggtgaaggtgttgtgtggatgaacaaagatgagtgcagagggaatgagattcacctgtgggactgtcctctctcccAGAATAACCACACTGACTGCTCCCGCAAGAAGCTTGTTAGACTCAACTGTGAAGGTCACAGCAAGATTGTTTGATATTATTAGTGCTAATAATAGTTGAGTATTTTATCAGACATTTGCAtgattattattgtgtttttgtcagaTGTGTCAGTGTCCACTACTCCTGCCACAACATCATCAGCTTCTCTTCCAGTTTCTCCTTCAGTGCGCTCCACATCAGTCTCTCCTTCACAAACTCCTCCACCAGTGTCTCTcccagtgcttgtgattgttctgggagttgtgctcttactgctcttagtgccactgcttacactgattcagcagaacagagtgatgaggagaggtaggagagatccagagactgtcatattgtgtcttattcagtgtgtgatcagtcatgtgttgtgaactgacagcaggtttgtctgtctacactcacagctctctctaagaggagacacaggaCGATGTCTGAGACTgtttatgaggagattcagcacagacacaatcacttcactcagaggggtgagacatgagccatcaatctcatttaatatcattaataagagtctgtcagacagttgatgttcatctattattagtcctgttaaacctcctgcttcaaaccacagaattcctgacagaaaaccacagagctgcaggtgcatgtttgtgtgtgtgtgatagacagaaagagagagagagagagagagagagagagaggggttttgtgtgtgtgtgtgtttgtgtgtttgtgtcagtcaGCTTCTCTTCCTGTGTGTATTTTTAGAGGGTCATAAACAGGGACTTATAtgtttgtacatgtacagtagatgcaggtgtgtgtgtgtgtgtttgtctcttccTGTGTATATTTCTGGAAGTCAGAAAAGGGTTCATATGTTTGCTAATGGGCCTTgggatttatttctttattacgttaaataataaagtaatttgtTGTGTTGTCACTAACACAGTGTTTTATAATCAAAAGGAAATGAGGAttcagtctgtttgtaatgaTGAACATGTTTCTGTTCTGATCTCCTTTAACAGGGAGTCTCATCTCTGAAGAACTGCATTCTGGgtatgaagatgctgatgagcTTCTCTCAGGTTAGAGAGCTGAAGCGCATAATCATtccacattttacaaaaaaaataaaataataattttataatgaatAACTGTAACTAGTAATTCcaaattatatttgataaatgactaaatactATTCAAATCCTGTTGTTTACTTGTATATTAACAGTCTGCTCTCCTTTTTTAGCAAAAGAGTTCAATACTGCATATTATGATGATGTCACCAATGGCAGTGGCCTAAAAGGTCAGTGACCTTTTAAATTGATCACATGATTCATTACCAGATgacatataatacattttcagtctTATTATCTGCAGCAACAACATATTTTGGCTTTTGTATCCAAACATATTGTGTATTGATGCAGAAGAGATGATGAAGGAAATCACACCGGGatactatgatgatgtcatcactgatggACTGAAACCAGATCGTGAGACAGGTGTCACTCTCTTATTCTACAGCagtacataatatattttttaatcaaaatattacagtatatttaa includes:
- the LOC113090341 gene encoding soluble scavenger receptor cysteine-rich domain-containing protein SSC5D-like, producing the protein MDEVRCNGSEATLKDCRSSGWGKHYSDCADHNYDAGVRCSETISYGRFTRLADGPHLCSGRLEVLYGNTWYTVCDAAFDQKDAEVVCRELDCGAPVQVLGAAAFGKGDAQMWTQEIQCRGNESHIRLCPTSNYTECSQDHNVGLICSGYTDLRLVNGPDICSGRVERQYFSKCV